From the Natrarchaeobaculum aegyptiacum genome, one window contains:
- a CDS encoding RAD55 family ATPase: protein MEERLQTGIEVLDRKLDGGLPPGYVVAFTADPASQSELLLYELTAARGTLYVTTERTDEVVRRAIDVSPSAVGSPTVRHVSGENPLEETARLVEALPDGANLIVDTLDVLEAADETEYVSFLNGLKTRMLETGSIAVLHCLKGTSEPENRTRTHHAADAVFDLRTQVAGTDLENTLAIPKFRDGGQPTETIKLELTEEVAIDTSRDIA, encoded by the coding sequence ATGGAGGAGCGGTTACAGACTGGCATCGAGGTGCTGGATCGGAAACTCGACGGTGGGTTGCCGCCGGGATACGTCGTCGCGTTTACCGCAGACCCGGCCAGCCAGTCCGAACTTCTCCTCTACGAACTCACCGCCGCCAGAGGGACGCTGTACGTCACCACCGAGCGAACGGACGAGGTGGTCCGGCGCGCGATCGACGTTTCGCCGTCGGCCGTCGGGAGCCCCACGGTGAGACACGTCAGCGGTGAGAACCCACTCGAGGAGACCGCCCGTCTCGTCGAGGCGCTGCCCGACGGTGCGAACCTGATCGTCGACACGCTCGACGTCCTCGAGGCGGCCGACGAGACCGAGTACGTCTCCTTTCTCAACGGACTCAAAACCCGGATGCTCGAGACCGGGAGCATCGCGGTCCTCCACTGCCTGAAAGGGACCAGCGAACCCGAAAACCGGACCCGAACACATCACGCAGCCGACGCCGTTTTCGACCTCAGAACGCAGGTCGCCGGCACTGACCTCGAGAACACGCTCGCGATCCCGAAGTTCAGAGACGGCGGGCAACCGACCGAGACGATCAAACTCGAGTTGACTGAAGAGGTCGCAATCGACACGAGTCGCGACATCGCCTGA
- a CDS encoding uracil-xanthine permease family protein, with protein MGTETEADEGDVGDLEYGIEDRPPLGESAVLGVQHYLTMVGANIAVPLILAGAMGMTEDPAVTAQFIGTFFVVSGIATLAQTTFGNRYPIVQGAPFSMLAPALAIIAVVTAGGVQGQPDWQAALVQLQGAIIVAATVQVAMGYLGLVGRLRRFLSPVVIAPTIALIGLALFDAPQITTTDQSWLLLGLTLGLILLFSQYLDVKHRAFQLYPVILAIGIAWVVAAVLSVTGTIGDGHPGYVALGDVTEASLLMPIHPLQWGTPEVTSAFVIGMFAGVLASIVESIGDYYAVANLTGSAAPSERRINHGIGMEGVMNVFSGIMGTGGSTSYSENVGAIGLTGVASRYVVQVGAVVMLVIGFFGPFGQLIATIPDPIVGGLFIAMFAQIVAVGLGTLRYVDLESSRNVFVVGFALFVGLAVPAYMGNFETTLEFRDAVALETTLAPVLDAAAVEAIGLDGWLEGAVIALVDTVFIIGSTGMAVGGLAALVLDNTIPGTRKERGLAEWSRITEDEGSFNPFWDRWVGSDDAGDAASAESNRK; from the coding sequence ATGGGAACTGAGACGGAAGCCGACGAGGGGGACGTCGGTGATCTCGAGTACGGAATCGAGGATCGACCACCGCTGGGCGAATCGGCAGTGCTCGGCGTGCAACACTACCTGACGATGGTGGGGGCGAACATCGCGGTGCCGCTCATTCTCGCGGGCGCGATGGGGATGACCGAGGATCCAGCGGTGACGGCGCAGTTCATCGGGACCTTCTTCGTCGTCTCGGGGATCGCGACGCTCGCCCAGACGACGTTCGGGAACCGGTACCCGATCGTTCAGGGGGCACCGTTCTCGATGCTCGCGCCTGCACTGGCGATCATCGCGGTCGTGACCGCCGGTGGCGTACAGGGGCAACCCGACTGGCAAGCGGCACTGGTCCAGTTGCAGGGCGCGATCATCGTCGCCGCGACCGTTCAGGTGGCGATGGGGTACCTCGGTCTCGTCGGGAGACTTCGCCGGTTCCTCTCGCCGGTCGTCATCGCGCCGACCATCGCGCTCATCGGGCTGGCGCTGTTCGACGCGCCACAGATTACGACGACGGACCAGAGCTGGTTGCTGCTCGGTCTCACGCTCGGACTCATTCTGCTGTTCTCGCAGTACCTCGACGTCAAACACCGCGCGTTTCAGCTCTACCCGGTGATCCTCGCGATCGGGATCGCCTGGGTCGTCGCTGCTGTCCTCTCTGTGACTGGGACCATCGGTGACGGTCACCCCGGATACGTCGCACTCGGTGACGTGACCGAGGCGTCGCTCCTGATGCCGATCCACCCCCTTCAGTGGGGAACGCCCGAAGTAACCTCGGCGTTCGTCATCGGGATGTTCGCTGGCGTGCTCGCCTCGATCGTCGAAAGCATCGGCGACTACTACGCGGTCGCGAACCTCACCGGCTCGGCGGCACCCAGCGAGCGACGGATCAACCACGGCATCGGGATGGAAGGGGTGATGAACGTCTTCTCGGGGATCATGGGCACCGGCGGCTCCACGTCGTACTCCGAGAACGTGGGTGCGATCGGTCTCACCGGCGTCGCCTCCCGATACGTCGTCCAGGTGGGGGCCGTCGTCATGCTCGTCATCGGTTTCTTCGGTCCCTTCGGCCAGTTGATCGCCACGATCCCGGACCCGATCGTCGGCGGCCTCTTCATCGCCATGTTCGCTCAGATCGTCGCCGTCGGTCTCGGCACCCTCCGCTACGTCGACCTCGAGTCCTCGCGAAACGTCTTCGTCGTCGGCTTCGCGCTGTTCGTTGGCCTCGCCGTTCCCGCCTACATGGGCAACTTCGAGACCACCCTCGAGTTCCGCGACGCCGTCGCACTCGAGACGACGCTCGCACCGGTTCTCGATGCAGCGGCCGTCGAGGCGATCGGTCTCGACGGCTGGCTCGAGGGTGCGGTGATCGCCCTCGTCGACACGGTCTTCATCATCGGCTCGACCGGGATGGCCGTCGGCGGACTCGCTGCGCTCGTCCTCGACAACACGATTCCGGGGACCCGGAAAGAACGTGGCCTCGCCGAATGGAGTCGGATCACCGAGGACGAGGGCTCGTTCAACCCGTTCTGGGACCGCTGGGTCGGCAGCGACGACGCTGGTGACGCGGCTTCGGCGGAATCGAACCGGAAGTAA